Genomic window (Lewinellaceae bacterium):
AACACAAACAATTGACTATCAATAAATTAACTGATACTAAAATAAAAAAATGTGACTTTATTTAATCAAATTGTCTTAATAAAATCATCCGTGCGGAAAACGGGCTACAGGGACTGAAGTTCTTCCAGCACGCTCAGGGCTTCTCCTTTTGTGTCGAAATCACTGCTTTGCTCAAGCAGTGCCTGAAGCTTCTGCAGAAGGATTTTCTTTTTATTTTCCTTTTTGTGCAGGCTTTCCCTTTGGGCCGCCAGGGCCTTATTATTTTTCAGCACAGCCTCCAGCGCAGGCGGCAGGGAAGAAAGGTTTTCTTTCAGCACGTAGCCGTGAGCTCCTTTGAGGATGACTTCGGCAGCTTTTTCTTCATCATTCAGCATGCCCGTAACAAACAAGAAAGGCACAAAAGGAAAGTGCTCTTTGGCATAAAGCAGGGCTTCCAATCCATTATACCCTGGAATATGGTAGTCGGAGAGAATGACGTCGGGAGCGCCCCAGCCCAGCCTTTCCAGGTATTCTTTTTTAGATTGAGCGACGATAAAAACAGCGTTGGGGAACGCCTTTTTCACCGTTCTTTTGATCAGCTCCTGGTCGAGTGGCTGATCTTCAAGAACCATTATTTTCAGGGAATCGTTCTTCATGGTTGATTAAGTTGAACAACAAATAAATTCGCCGGGCTACGGCCATCAGATGAAAAATTTGCAGAATAAGCCCGGGGATCAAACATTTGGTTCGGAATATAAGTTAAATTCAAGAAAAGATTATTATTCGCTTATATTTTTTGATTTCTACAAAGAATCTTTTGAAATTTGCAAAACAGGTACAACCCGGAAATTAAGTCAGGCAAGAAAATAGGCGTTGATTGCAATACGAAAGTTTTGGAAGACAATCATAAATTCCAGTTATTTCAAGAGAGCGATATAGGGGCAATAGCCCGAGAGAGCAACAAGAGGTGTATCGTACTTCTTTTTGGGGCTGATTGGTTGGGCAGTTCCTATATTCTGGAACGTTTTCTGGTAGAGGAAGGCAGCGTTTATCCGGAAGTAACTTTCTACAAGGTAGATATCGATAAAAACCCATCGCTGATGGAAAGAATGGACATCAAACAGGTGCCGGCAACCTTCTTTTTTGCAGGCGGGGAAATCGTAGCGTTCCTGGAAGGCCTGGCCAGCCGAACAAAAGTCCGGCAGAAATTTGCCCAGGCCATAAAAGGAAAAACTTGAAAGTGTTATTCTTTCGGCAGAGAAAAATAAAAAGTAGCCCCCTCTCCCGGCTTCCCGTCAGCCCATATTGCTCCGCCGTGTTTTTTTATGATCCGCTGGCAAATGGCCAAGCCTACCCCAGAGCCTTTAAATTCTTCGTAGGCGTGAAGCTGGCGAAACAAGGTAAACAAGTGATCCTTGTATTGCTCTTCAAACCCCACGCCATTGTCTGAAACACTATAAACGACAACTCCCTCTTGGTATTCCCCTTTAATATCTATGCGAATTTCCTCTTCCCGGGAAGAATACTTCAAGGCGTTCGACAATAGGTTTTGCCATACCTGGTAGAGGGCGGCCTTATCGCCCGGGGCGTCCGTCAGGTTGCCAACAGTTAAACGGATGTTTTTTTCTTCAAAGCCCCTGAGCAATTCTTCCATCACCTCCTCTACAAGCGCTTTCATATCAAAAGGCGTTTTTTTTACTTCCTTAAGGCGGGAGCGGCTGAATTCGAGCAAGTCAATCAGCAGGCCGTTCATTTTTCTGGCGTCCTTGCCGATCAGGTCAAGGGCATGCAGCGGTTCTTCCTCCACTTTTAGTTCTTGCAATTCTTCCTTGACCATGCCCGCCAACTGGCCTATGTTTTTGAGGGGCACGCGCAGGTCGTGGCTAATGGTATAAAGAAAATGCTCCATATCCTTATTGGCTTCCTGAAGTTCCAACGTTCGGGCTTTGACTTCTTGCTCCAGCCTTTTTTTCGATTCGACCATTTGTTGCTCTTCTTCCTTCCGGTTCGTTATATCAACAATTTGAGCTATAAAAAACTGGTTTTTCCCTTCGGCATCCCGGATGATCTGCGCACTTACCAGGCCGTACAGCAGGCTCCCATCCTTTTTTACATACCTTTTTTCAAATTCTGCGTTGTCCATCTGGCCATTCAACATTTTTCCCATCAATTCCATATCGGCGCCCAAATCTTCAGGGTAGGTAATGGACTGGAAATCCATTTGCAGGAGCTCATCTTCGCTGTACCCAAGCATCTTGGCCATGGTATGATTGACCTCCGTCCAGGCGCCATCCAGGCTCAGAAGGGCCATCCCGATCGGCGCATTTTTCATGATGAAGCTGAATTTGCGTTCACTGGCCAGCAACAGGTTCTCTTTTGCTTTGCGTTCTTCAATTTCCAGCAACAACTCCTGGTTTTTGCTTTGCCATTGAGCTGCCGAAGGGATGGTAAGTATCCGCTCAAAATTATGGATCAACAAACCTACGGTGAACAAAGAAATGGCGGCAGTGCCCACCTTGGCGTAGCCTTCCAGGTAATACAACGGATACCATACCGAAATGGCGGCCAGCAGGTGGGTCGTCCCACAAGCCAGGATGAATGCCGCGAAAGCGGAAAAAATGAACCGGAACTGGATGTCCTTGCGCTGTCTCAGGAATAGTACCATCAAAAAAGGAATGGAAAAGTAGGCAAAAAAAGTAACAACGTCGCCAAGTACATTGGGCCAAAGCACGTCGGGCTGCCAGAAATAGCAATGCCCGTGAGGCATGAAATTGGTGTGGAACCAACTGTGGTTTTCTCCCATTTCTGGTTTTTTTGATCCGGATGGTTAAACGCATCAACTATAAAACGCTAACAGGCATAAAATACAAAGTTGACTAAAAAAAACAGCTTTTTTTCGAACACGGCCCACCAAAAAAAAAGTTCTATAATTGAATCCTCTGGCCATGAGGCAATTATTCAATAAACCAAACACCATTATCATGTTACGTTATGCCCTGATATTCTTTATTATTGCCGTCATTGCCGCTGTTTTGGGATTCGGCGGCGTCGCTGCGGGGGCAGCTGCCATTGCCAAAATCATCTTTTGGGTATTTTTGGTATTGCTGGCCATTTCTCTGATTTCCGGACTCCTGAAAAAGGCATAAGCGCGCTCTGCAAAATGCATCGTATTTCTGCAGCCCAACAGCAGTGGCTTGCAGAAAGCATCCTAACCTTTCGTTTCTATAAAAGCCCATCACTTATGTGTATGGGCTTTTTCTTCGAAAGTAAATTTGCTAATTTGGGAACAAAATTATTAAATTTGAAAATTGAGCATTAGAGCCCCCAATTTTCCTTTGGGCAAAGCTTAATCCAATCAGGTTGAGCGGATCTGACTCGAAAAAAATATGAATGCAGACAGGCTAAACCAACTGCAAAAGGCATTAAGCCAAATACCTATCGGACTACTATGGGTGAACAAGCAGGGAGGAATTATACAAGCCAACGAGAAGATTGCTTTTTATCTGAACGAGCCCCCTTCTGAGCTACAGGACCATACGCTGTTTGAGTTAGCGCCACACCTAAATTTAATATCCTGGAAAAAAATTTGGGGCCAATTGTCAGAAACCGGCGCCTATCGGCTGGAAACCGAATTCCTCTCCTCCGGCGACGTATTATTCCCGGTTTGCCTGCATCTCTCCGTCCTGAAAAATGGAAATGACACCATCGCTTTAGCTTTTGTAGAAGACCTGTATGAGCACATGCGCTTTGAAGCCGCAGGGCAAAAACTGCTGCTGTCCAAATTGACGTTGGACACCACAACCGACCTCATTTTCTGGGTGAGCAGCCAGGGAAAAGTATTCTTTGCCAATGATGCCGCCTATAAACTGCTGGGATATGAGCCTAAAACCCTGGCCGGGATAAAATTCTCCGGACTCTTAACTTCTCCCGATTTTACAGGCGACAGCCTTCCCGGTCAACCGACTTTTGAAGCTGCTTTTGGCAAGCGAAAAGGAGGGGAACTGCTCGTTGAAATCAATTGGAATACTGTAAGCCTCAACGGCCAGGAGTACGTTTGTTTCATTGCCAGAGACATTACCGAACGGAAAAAGAAAGAAAAAGAGTTGGAAGAAGCCAACCAGGTAGTGGCAGAACTTTCCGGCCACTTGCAGGAAGAAAACCTCACTTTGAGGGAAGAGGTGTTCAGCAATTACAATTTCAACAATATAATCACATGCAGCAAAAGCTATCGGAAAGTACTCAATCAGGTCGCGCAAGTAGCCGATACCGGGGCCACCGTATTGATTACGGGAGAAACGGGCACCGGCAAAGAACTCCTGGCCCGGGCTATATACTCCCTTAGCGACCGGGAATCAGGGCCCTTCGTCAAAGTAAACTGCGCCGCCTTGCCTCCTGGCCTCATTGAAAGCGAACTGTTTGGGCACGAAAAAGGGGCTTTCACCGGCGCTTTCCAGCAACGCAAAGGCCGGTTCGAAATCGCCAATAAAGGCACCATCTTTCTGGATGAAATAGGAGAAATGCCCCTGCCGTTGCAACCCAAGTTACTCAGGGTGCTCCAGGAAGGGGAATTCGAACGCGTCGGGGGGACAAAAGCCATTAAGGTAGACGTCCGGGTTATTGCCGCCACCAACCGGGAGCTGGAAAAAATGGTGGAGAAAGGGGAATTCAGAGAAGACCTCTTTTACCGCTTGAATGTTTTCCCTATTTACAATATTCCATTGCGAAACCGGCCGGAAGACATTCCCGTGCTCATCCGGCATTTTGTGAAAAAGCACTGTAAACAAATAGGAAAAACGATCGGGAAAATTGCGCAAGCCGACATCGACCTGCTCATGCAATACGACTTCCCCGGCAATGTCCGGGAACTGGAAAACCTGATCGAAAGAGCCGTCATCCTGACCAAAGGCAACAAACTAAACATCAGAGATAGTTTTGTGCCCTCCCCTAAGAACAATAAACCCCTCAACAAAGATTTCCGCTCCTTTGAGGACATGCAGCGCCAACACATCGTCAAAGCGCTGGAACAGACAAAATGGCGGATCACCGGCCCCAAGGGCGCCGCCCGCCTGCTCGGCCTGAAAGACCGCACCCTCATGTCAAAAATGAGGAAGCTGGGCATTAATCGGGAAGATTATGTTTGACCTATCTTGAAACGCTTGAACATATAGGTTTCATAAAGGGTTCTAATAGTATGCACAAGCACAAGTTTTCAGCAATCTCTACTAAAACCATATCAAAATGAGCAATAACAGAAGACTTTTCGGATTTGGGCTCCTGACCGGCGCCGCTTTCGGCTACTGGCTAAATACGGATAAAGGCAAGGCCTTCAGGAAGGATGTCGCCACCATGGTCGGCGAATACAGCGATGAAATTTCGGCTCTTGCCAAGGACAACGCCCTGAAGCTGGGCGGCAACCTCAGCACTGCCATGGAAGATGGCCAAACCTGGGTCAGCGGGGCCAAGGGCAAGCTAAAAACCTCCATCCACGAACTGGCCGATACAGTTGAGCATACCGTAGACGATGTCGCCGACAAACTGGAAACGGGATTGGAAAAAGCCCGCCAAAAGGTGAAGGAAAATACATCCAAACTGGAAAATGGAAAGGACAAGAAACAGGAATAGCAGCGCGTGTGCCCTGGTGGCGAGGAGAGAAGTGTTTGCTTTTTGGCAAGATTCCGACATTTGAAAAAGTTGAAGGAACTCATGGCCGACTATGAGGTACAGCAGGGATTCGTCTACGATTACAAACGAAACGTTTGGTACCGATGCGAGCCCGACAAAGAAAACTGCCTGGAGGATAGTTACAGCACTGTTATCCGGCACAAACTGGAAAACATGTTGGATATAGGAATTGAATTCTAATTCCTGGAAATAAGGAAGGGCGCAATTGGAAATCCAATTGCGCCCTTTTCTATTGCTACCGGAAAACCGGCTATGTTTATTCTTCTTCCTCTGCGGCGGCAGCGGTTGCTGCCGTAGCGACCGTAGCAGCAGCGGCCTCGCGGCCACCGCCTC
Coding sequences:
- a CDS encoding thioredoxin family protein, which codes for MEDNHKFQLFQESDIGAIARESNKRCIVLLFGADWLGSSYILERFLVEEGSVYPEVTFYKVDIDKNPSLMERMDIKQVPATFFFAGGEIVAFLEGLASRTKVRQKFAQAIKGKT
- a CDS encoding response regulator transcription factor — translated: MKNDSLKIMVLEDQPLDQELIKRTVKKAFPNAVFIVAQSKKEYLERLGWGAPDVILSDYHIPGYNGLEALLYAKEHFPFVPFLFVTGMLNDEEKAAEVILKGAHGYVLKENLSSLPPALEAVLKNNKALAAQRESLHKKENKKKILLQKLQALLEQSSDFDTKGEALSVLEELQSL
- a CDS encoding sigma 54-interacting transcriptional regulator, whose translation is MLVEINWNTVSLNGQEYVCFIARDITERKKKEKELEEANQVVAELSGHLQEENLTLREEVFSNYNFNNIITCSKSYRKVLNQVAQVADTGATVLITGETGTGKELLARAIYSLSDRESGPFVKVNCAALPPGLIESELFGHEKGAFTGAFQQRKGRFEIANKGTIFLDEIGEMPLPLQPKLLRVLQEGEFERVGGTKAIKVDVRVIAATNRELEKMVEKGEFREDLFYRLNVFPIYNIPLRNRPEDIPVLIRHFVKKHCKQIGKTIGKIAQADIDLLMQYDFPGNVRELENLIERAVILTKGNKLNIRDSFVPSPKNNKPLNKDFRSFEDMQRQHIVKALEQTKWRITGPKGAARLLGLKDRTLMSKMRKLGINREDYV
- a CDS encoding PAS domain S-box protein, whose protein sequence is MGENHSWFHTNFMPHGHCYFWQPDVLWPNVLGDVVTFFAYFSIPFLMVLFLRQRKDIQFRFIFSAFAAFILACGTTHLLAAISVWYPLYYLEGYAKVGTAAISLFTVGLLIHNFERILTIPSAAQWQSKNQELLLEIEERKAKENLLLASERKFSFIMKNAPIGMALLSLDGAWTEVNHTMAKMLGYSEDELLQMDFQSITYPEDLGADMELMGKMLNGQMDNAEFEKRYVKKDGSLLYGLVSAQIIRDAEGKNQFFIAQIVDITNRKEEEQQMVESKKRLEQEVKARTLELQEANKDMEHFLYTISHDLRVPLKNIGQLAGMVKEELQELKVEEEPLHALDLIGKDARKMNGLLIDLLEFSRSRLKEVKKTPFDMKALVEEVMEELLRGFEEKNIRLTVGNLTDAPGDKAALYQVWQNLLSNALKYSSREEEIRIDIKGEYQEGVVVYSVSDNGVGFEEQYKDHLFTLFRQLHAYEEFKGSGVGLAICQRIIKKHGGAIWADGKPGEGATFYFSLPKE
- a CDS encoding DUF1328 domain-containing protein, whose protein sequence is MLRYALIFFIIAVIAAVLGFGGVAAGAAAIAKIIFWVFLVLLAISLISGLLKKA